A genome region from Variovorax paradoxus includes the following:
- the rpmF gene encoding 50S ribosomal protein L32, whose translation MAVQQNKKSPSKRGMHRSHNALVVPGIAVEPTTGETHLRHHISPNGFYRGRQVLKNKSEA comes from the coding sequence ATGGCCGTCCAGCAAAACAAGAAGTCGCCTTCCAAGCGCGGCATGCACCGTTCCCACAATGCGCTGGTCGTTCCCGGCATCGCCGTCGAGCCGACCACCGGTGAAACGCACCTGCGTCACCACATCAGCCCCAACGGTTTCTACCGTGGCCGCCAGGTGCTCAAGAACAAGTCCGAAGCCTGA
- the plsX gene encoding phosphate acyltransferase PlsX: MATPSSPEITAAPSAITLAVDCMGGDHGPRVTLAACRAFLERHSEASLLLVGVPAALSGFATHPRARIVAASEVVGMDDPVEIALRKKKDSSMRVAIQQVKDGVAQAAVSAGNTGALMAIARYLLKTLEGIDRPAIAPQLPNAKGGATTVLDLGANVDCDAEDLLQFAVLGSALVSALTGNEAPSVGLLNIGEEAIKGSETIKKASQLLRTAANSKDLNFYGNVEGNDIFKGTTDIVVCDGFVGNVALKASEGVASMIGEFIRVEFSRNAFTKLAAIVAYPVLKAFKSRLDHRRYNGAALLGLRGLVFKSHGSADEVAFGHALDRAYDAARNNLLDRVRARIAHAAPLLARQEPAAPVDASALHV, translated from the coding sequence ATGGCTACGCCTTCTTCCCCCGAAATCACTGCTGCTCCTTCCGCAATCACGCTGGCCGTCGATTGCATGGGGGGTGATCATGGGCCGCGAGTCACGCTCGCGGCCTGCCGCGCCTTTCTCGAGCGGCACAGCGAGGCCTCGTTGTTGCTTGTCGGCGTGCCGGCGGCGCTTTCTGGCTTTGCCACGCATCCCCGCGCCCGGATCGTCGCTGCCAGCGAGGTCGTGGGCATGGACGATCCAGTGGAAATTGCTCTTCGCAAGAAGAAAGATTCTTCGATGCGTGTGGCTATCCAGCAGGTCAAGGACGGTGTCGCACAAGCGGCCGTCTCTGCTGGCAATACTGGGGCGCTGATGGCCATTGCGCGCTATCTGCTCAAGACGCTTGAAGGGATCGATCGGCCCGCCATCGCGCCGCAGCTGCCCAATGCCAAGGGTGGGGCGACAACCGTGCTCGACCTGGGTGCAAACGTCGACTGCGATGCCGAGGATTTGCTTCAGTTCGCCGTGCTCGGCTCGGCCCTGGTGTCTGCATTGACCGGCAACGAGGCGCCATCGGTCGGGTTGCTCAACATCGGTGAAGAAGCGATCAAGGGCAGCGAAACGATCAAGAAAGCCAGTCAACTGCTGCGTACGGCTGCCAATTCGAAAGATCTGAACTTCTACGGAAACGTGGAAGGCAACGATATTTTTAAGGGCACGACGGACATCGTCGTATGTGACGGTTTCGTCGGAAATGTCGCGCTGAAGGCCAGCGAGGGCGTTGCTTCGATGATCGGAGAATTCATTCGCGTTGAATTTTCCAGAAATGCTTTCACCAAACTGGCTGCGATTGTTGCGTATCCGGTTCTAAAAGCTTTTAAAAGCCGTCTTGATCACCGCCGATACAACGGCGCTGCGCTTTTGGGGCTGCGTGGCCTGGTGTTTAAGAGTCATGGCTCGGCTGACGAAGTGGCTTTCGGCCATGCGCTGGATCGCGCTTATGATGCCGCTCGCAACAACCTGCTCGATCGCGTGCGGGCCCGCATCGCCCACGCCGCGCCTTTGCTCGCGCGGCAAGAACCGGCGGCGCCGGTCGACGCGTCAGCCCTTCACGTTTGA
- a CDS encoding beta-ketoacyl-ACP synthase III has product MTPYSRITGTGSYLPPRRVTNDDLAKELAERGIETSDQWIVERTGIHARHFAAPDVTSSDLGLEAARHALESAGRKASDVDLIIVATSTPDMVFPSSAAILQNKLGIAGCPAFDVQAVCSGFVYALTVADAMIRTGTARCALVVGAEVFSRILDFNDRTTCVLFGDGAGAVVLEASDEPGILASDLHADGKHVGILCVPGHVSGGNVLGTPLLHMDGQAVFKLAVRVLEEAARATLAKAGKTDADIDWLIPHQANIRIMEGTAKKLKLPREKLIVTVNEHGNTSAASIPLALDEAVRSGKVKKGETLMLEGVGGGFTWGAVLLNL; this is encoded by the coding sequence ATGACCCCTTATTCACGCATTACCGGCACCGGCAGCTATCTGCCTCCACGCCGCGTGACCAATGACGATCTCGCCAAGGAGTTGGCGGAGCGCGGCATCGAAACTTCCGACCAATGGATCGTCGAGCGCACCGGCATCCATGCGCGGCACTTTGCCGCTCCGGACGTCACGAGCAGCGATCTTGGTCTCGAGGCAGCCCGCCACGCGCTCGAATCCGCAGGCCGGAAGGCCAGCGATGTCGACCTGATCATCGTGGCGACTTCGACGCCCGATATGGTGTTCCCGTCCTCGGCGGCCATTCTCCAGAACAAGCTCGGCATTGCCGGCTGTCCGGCATTCGACGTCCAGGCGGTCTGCAGCGGCTTCGTCTATGCGCTCACCGTCGCCGACGCGATGATCCGGACGGGCACCGCGCGCTGTGCCCTCGTGGTGGGCGCCGAGGTGTTCTCCCGCATCCTGGACTTCAACGATCGCACCACTTGCGTGCTGTTCGGCGATGGTGCCGGGGCGGTGGTGCTCGAGGCGAGCGACGAGCCCGGCATTCTGGCGAGCGACCTGCATGCCGATGGCAAGCACGTCGGCATTCTTTGCGTGCCGGGGCATGTTTCCGGTGGCAATGTCCTGGGCACGCCGCTGCTGCACATGGACGGCCAGGCCGTCTTCAAGCTCGCCGTTCGCGTGCTCGAAGAGGCTGCGCGCGCCACGCTCGCCAAGGCGGGCAAGACCGATGCGGACATCGATTGGCTCATTCCGCATCAGGCCAACATCCGAATCATGGAAGGCACGGCGAAGAAGCTGAAGCTTCCTCGCGAGAAATTGATCGTCACTGTGAACGAGCACGGCAACACATCGGCCGCCTCGATTCCGCTGGCGCTCGATGAGGCCGTCCGCTCCGGCAAGGTGAAGAAAGGCGAAACGCTCATGCTCGAAGGCGTAGGCGGTGGCTTCACCTGGGGCGCAGTCCTATTGAACCTGTAG
- the fabD gene encoding ACP S-malonyltransferase: MKSFAFVFPGQGSQAVGMLDAWVGHPAVVETLREASDALGEDVGALIKNGPKEELALTTNTQPVMLVAGVAAWRAWLAEGGSKPAVVAGHSLGEYSALVASGVLSLAQAAPLVRFRAQAMQQAVPVGVGAMAAVLGMESGKVVAGCAEATASFGSDSSEIVEAVNFNDPMQTVIAGSKAAVDKACELLKANGAKRALLLPVSAPFHSSLMKPAAEALREKLASTTLAPPQIPVLNNIDVAVETDADRIRDALVRQAAGPVRWVESVQALKLRGVASIIECGPGKVLAGMVKRIAPDLEAASVYDPATLADIRQSLAG, encoded by the coding sequence ATGAAATCCTTTGCTTTTGTCTTTCCGGGTCAGGGCTCGCAGGCAGTCGGCATGCTCGACGCCTGGGTCGGCCACCCTGCCGTTGTCGAGACCTTGCGCGAAGCTTCGGACGCGCTCGGTGAAGACGTGGGCGCGCTGATCAAGAATGGTCCCAAGGAAGAACTGGCGCTGACTACCAATACCCAGCCGGTGATGCTGGTGGCCGGGGTGGCGGCGTGGCGGGCATGGTTGGCTGAAGGCGGCTCGAAGCCTGCGGTCGTGGCGGGTCATTCGCTGGGCGAGTACTCGGCATTGGTCGCCTCGGGCGTGCTGTCGTTGGCGCAGGCCGCGCCGTTGGTGCGTTTCCGTGCGCAAGCGATGCAACAGGCTGTGCCTGTCGGCGTCGGGGCGATGGCTGCGGTGCTTGGCATGGAGTCGGGCAAGGTGGTTGCAGGCTGTGCGGAGGCCACTGCGAGCTTCGGTTCAGACAGCAGCGAAATCGTGGAGGCAGTGAACTTCAACGATCCGATGCAGACCGTGATTGCCGGTAGCAAGGCCGCCGTCGACAAGGCCTGCGAACTGCTCAAGGCCAACGGCGCCAAGCGTGCGTTGCTCCTGCCTGTGTCGGCACCGTTTCATTCGAGCCTGATGAAGCCTGCCGCCGAGGCTCTGCGCGAGAAGCTGGCCTCCACCACGCTGGCGCCGCCGCAGATTCCAGTGTTGAACAACATCGATGTGGCTGTGGAAACCGATGCCGACCGCATCCGCGATGCGCTGGTGCGCCAGGCCGCAGGCCCGGTGCGTTGGGTCGAGAGTGTCCAGGCCTTGAAACTGCGCGGTGTCGCCTCCATCATCGAGTGCGGTCCCGGCAAGGTGCTGGCCGGCATGGTGAAGCGCATCGCTCCCGATCTGGAAGCCGCGTCGGTGTACGACCCGGCCACGCTCGCGGACATCCGACAATCGCTCGCCGGCTGA
- the fabG gene encoding 3-oxoacyl-ACP reductase FabG → MSIPKFEGQVALVTGATRGIGAAIALELAQRGLKVVGTGTTDEGAAKITSALSAFGGRGRALDVNDGAAVEALIDEIVQAYGAIHVLVNNAGITRDTLAMRMKDSDWDAVLDTNLKAVFSLSRAVIRPMMKQRYGRIISITSVVGASGNAGQANYAAAKAGVAGMTRALARELGSRNITVNCVAPGFIETDMTASLPEAQQQALLQQIPLGHLGKPADIAHAVAYLASPQASYVTGQELHVNGGMHM, encoded by the coding sequence ATGAGCATTCCCAAATTCGAAGGGCAAGTTGCCCTGGTGACCGGCGCGACGCGCGGTATCGGCGCAGCGATCGCACTGGAGCTTGCCCAGCGCGGACTGAAGGTCGTGGGCACCGGCACTACCGACGAAGGTGCGGCCAAGATCACTTCGGCGCTCAGCGCATTCGGCGGCCGCGGCCGGGCGCTCGACGTCAATGACGGCGCCGCCGTCGAAGCCCTGATCGACGAGATCGTGCAGGCCTATGGCGCGATCCACGTGCTGGTCAACAATGCCGGCATCACGCGCGACACGCTCGCCATGCGCATGAAGGACAGCGATTGGGATGCAGTACTCGACACCAATCTCAAAGCGGTCTTCTCGCTTTCGCGCGCAGTCATCCGCCCGATGATGAAGCAGCGCTATGGTCGCATCATCAGCATCACCAGCGTGGTGGGCGCCTCCGGCAATGCCGGCCAGGCCAACTACGCAGCTGCCAAGGCAGGCGTCGCAGGCATGACCCGCGCGTTGGCCCGTGAACTCGGCAGCCGCAACATCACCGTCAATTGCGTCGCACCCGGTTTCATCGAAACCGACATGACGGCCAGCCTCCCGGAAGCCCAGCAGCAGGCGCTGCTCCAGCAGATTCCTCTGGGGCATCTGGGCAAGCCAGCCGACATCGCGCATGCAGTGGCTTATCTCGCATCGCCCCAGGCGTCATACGTCACGGGGCAGGAGCTGCACGTCAACGGCGGCATGCACATGTAG
- the acpP gene encoding acyl carrier protein produces the protein MSDIEARVKKIIAEQLGVEESQVTNEKAFVADLGADSLDTVELVMALEDEFGIEIPDEDAEKITTVQNAVDYATKNQKA, from the coding sequence ATGAGCGATATCGAAGCACGTGTCAAGAAAATCATCGCCGAGCAACTCGGCGTGGAAGAGTCCCAAGTGACGAACGAAAAGGCTTTCGTGGCCGACCTCGGCGCTGACTCGCTCGACACGGTCGAACTCGTGATGGCACTCGAAGACGAATTCGGCATCGAAATTCCCGACGAAGATGCCGAGAAGATCACCACGGTGCAAAACGCCGTCGACTACGCCACCAAGAATCAAAAGGCCTGA
- the fabF gene encoding beta-ketoacyl-ACP synthase II: MTKRRVVVTGLGCIAPVGNTASESWANLLAGKSGIANITAFDASAFACKFAGEVKGFDITQYISEKEARHMDRFIHLGLAAAIQAVQDSGLPTGEALSYEEAVRIGCNIGSGIGGLPMIEQTHGELTARGPRRVSPFFVPASIINMISGHVSIKYGFKGPNIAVVTACTTGLHAIGTSARMIEYGDADVMIAGGAESTISPLGIGGFTAPRALSTRNDDPATASRPWDKDRDGFVLGEGAGVLVLEEYEHAKARGAKIYAEVAGFGLTGDAYHMTAPDVDGPRRSMAMALSNAGVNADQVQYLNAHGTSTQIGDVNETNAVKLAFGDHAKKLVVNSTKSMTGHLLGGAGGIESVFTVMALHEQKSPPTINIFNQDPECDLDYCANEARDLKIDVAVKNNFGFGGTNGTLVFKRA, from the coding sequence ATGACCAAACGCCGCGTCGTCGTGACCGGACTCGGTTGCATCGCTCCTGTCGGAAACACCGCATCCGAATCCTGGGCCAACCTGTTGGCCGGGAAGTCGGGCATTGCGAACATCACCGCGTTCGATGCAAGCGCCTTCGCCTGCAAGTTCGCCGGTGAGGTCAAAGGTTTCGACATCACCCAATACATTTCGGAGAAAGAAGCGCGTCACATGGACCGCTTCATTCATCTGGGCCTAGCCGCCGCCATCCAGGCTGTGCAGGACAGCGGATTGCCGACCGGCGAAGCGCTGTCTTATGAAGAAGCCGTGCGCATCGGATGCAACATCGGCTCGGGCATCGGCGGTCTGCCGATGATCGAACAGACGCACGGCGAACTGACTGCACGCGGCCCGCGCCGCGTGTCGCCGTTCTTCGTGCCGGCATCGATCATCAACATGATCTCCGGCCACGTGTCGATCAAGTACGGCTTCAAGGGCCCAAATATCGCCGTGGTCACTGCCTGCACCACCGGCCTTCACGCCATCGGCACGTCGGCACGCATGATCGAGTACGGCGATGCCGACGTGATGATTGCGGGCGGTGCCGAATCGACCATTTCCCCGCTCGGCATCGGCGGTTTCACCGCGCCTCGCGCGCTGAGCACGCGAAATGACGATCCCGCCACGGCCTCGCGTCCCTGGGACAAGGATCGTGACGGATTCGTGCTGGGCGAGGGCGCCGGCGTGCTGGTGCTCGAGGAATACGAGCATGCCAAGGCGCGCGGCGCGAAGATCTATGCTGAAGTTGCGGGCTTCGGCCTGACGGGCGATGCGTATCACATGACTGCACCTGACGTCGACGGCCCCCGCCGCTCGATGGCCATGGCACTGTCCAACGCCGGTGTCAACGCCGATCAGGTCCAGTACCTCAACGCACATGGCACTTCGACGCAGATCGGCGACGTCAACGAGACGAATGCGGTCAAGCTGGCGTTCGGCGACCATGCGAAGAAACTGGTGGTCAATTCGACGAAGTCGATGACCGGCCACTTGCTGGGCGGCGCGGGTGGTATCGAATCGGTGTTCACGGTGATGGCGCTGCACGAGCAGAAGAGCCCGCCTACCATCAACATCTTCAATCAGGATCCGGAGTGCGATCTCGACTACTGCGCCAACGAGGCGCGCGATCTGAAGATCGACGTCGCGGTCAAGAACAACTTCGGTTTCGGCGGCACCAACGGTACGCTGGTGTTCAAGCGCGCTTGA
- the rpoE gene encoding RNA polymerase sigma factor RpoE gives MTTSPPPVPPDSGLTDAPAGAPRPGEVDFQLVQRTVAGDQKAFELLVIKYQRRIERLIGRMVRDVDLIEDIAQETFIRAYRALHQFRGEAQFYTWLYRIAVNTAKKALVDMKRDPTVSEAALRPSSEDEDETYRPGNEPTTDETPESVMAANEIASAVEAAMEALPAELRQAVTLREIEGMSYEEIAEVMDCPIGTVRSRIFRAREAISARVKPLLDNQSGKRW, from the coding sequence ATGACCACTTCTCCGCCGCCCGTACCGCCGGATTCCGGCCTGACCGACGCGCCTGCTGGAGCGCCGCGTCCGGGCGAGGTCGACTTCCAACTGGTCCAGCGCACCGTCGCAGGCGACCAGAAGGCGTTCGAGCTGCTGGTGATCAAGTACCAGCGCCGTATTGAACGCCTGATCGGGCGGATGGTGCGCGATGTCGACCTGATCGAGGACATCGCGCAGGAAACCTTCATTCGCGCCTACCGCGCGCTGCATCAGTTCCGCGGCGAGGCGCAGTTCTATACCTGGCTCTATCGGATCGCCGTCAACACCGCCAAGAAGGCGCTGGTCGACATGAAGCGCGATCCGACCGTCTCCGAAGCTGCTCTGAGGCCGTCTTCTGAAGACGAGGATGAAACTTACCGTCCCGGAAACGAACCAACCACCGACGAAACCCCCGAATCGGTCATGGCGGCGAACGAAATCGCCAGCGCCGTCGAGGCTGCCATGGAAGCGCTGCCGGCTGAATTGCGGCAGGCGGTCACGCTGCGCGAAATCGAGGGCATGAGTTACGAAGAGATTGCCGAGGTCATGGATTGCCCCATCGGCACCGTGCGTTCGCGCATTTTCCGGGCGCGCGAGGCCATTTCGGCCAGGGTCAAGCCGCTGCTGGACAACCAGTCCGGCAAGCGTTGGTAA
- a CDS encoding sigma-E factor negative regulatory protein encodes MNQTMTVREQVSALADGHLQGETFAQAIEAVCADGEARAAWQAFHVAGDVLRSGSHSPCSDTSAFLARFQQRLASEPAPLTPAPVPMAAPVTVPVQRRVEAANEPVFRWKLVAGAASLMAVAAISWTLVGNGSAVPQAGGQLAAAPLQQVQPAVNSVLASVAVNGEQPAANTLTPTRVIVGNGNPQVMLRDPRLDQLLEAHQQAGGASQMPSGFLRNATFEGPTR; translated from the coding sequence ATGAATCAGACGATGACGGTTCGGGAACAGGTGTCCGCACTTGCGGATGGTCATTTGCAGGGCGAGACATTCGCTCAGGCCATCGAGGCGGTCTGCGCCGACGGCGAAGCGCGCGCGGCTTGGCAGGCGTTCCATGTGGCGGGCGATGTGTTGCGCTCGGGCTCGCATTCGCCGTGCAGTGACACCTCGGCGTTCCTTGCGCGTTTCCAGCAGCGGCTTGCCTCTGAGCCCGCACCACTGACTCCTGCGCCGGTACCGATGGCCGCGCCTGTCACGGTGCCGGTGCAGCGAAGGGTGGAGGCCGCCAACGAACCGGTGTTTCGCTGGAAGTTGGTGGCTGGGGCCGCGTCTCTGATGGCGGTGGCCGCCATCAGCTGGACACTGGTCGGCAACGGCTCGGCAGTGCCGCAAGCCGGTGGCCAGTTGGCCGCAGCTCCCTTGCAGCAGGTCCAGCCAGCCGTAAATTCGGTGTTGGCTTCGGTAGCCGTCAATGGTGAACAGCCCGCGGCCAACACGCTCACGCCGACGCGGGTGATTGTCGGCAATGGCAATCCGCAAGTGATGCTGCGTGATCCGCGGCTCGACCAGTTGCTCGAAGCGCACCAGCAAGCCGGCGGTGCATCGCAAATGCCTTCCGGTTTCCTGCGCAATGCCACCTTCGAGGGGCCCACGCGCTGA
- a CDS encoding MucB/RseB C-terminal domain-containing protein, giving the protein MTVKMPISARACVLVFAAFCLAQAAIAQNRTGATNAKSAAATAQTDEPPAMSVTEWLQRMHAGARQRNYVGTFVVSAPGGDLSSARIWHVRDGEHQIERIEALSGPQRSTFRRNSNVMTFLPEAKVVKVEKRENLDLFPNLPDKPDSSIGDFYDVRAVGKDRVAGFDADVVQLVPHDSLRFGYRIWSERRSGLVVKLQTIDSDSRVVEQSAFSELQLDAPVKAQALSQMMANTAGYRIEKLELERSNAQDEGWTLNTPVAGFKPRSFFRRPTTASDASGKPKPDAATVQWTFSDGLASVSLFIERYDAARAPRDGVLTIGATNAIRRQLPAPMGDWWLTAVGEVPQQTLNAFAQSLARTR; this is encoded by the coding sequence ATGACCGTCAAGATGCCGATCTCCGCACGCGCCTGCGTGCTCGTGTTTGCTGCTTTTTGCCTTGCGCAGGCTGCCATCGCACAGAACCGTACGGGGGCCACGAACGCGAAGAGCGCGGCCGCGACGGCCCAGACGGACGAGCCGCCGGCAATGAGCGTGACCGAGTGGCTGCAGCGCATGCACGCTGGCGCTCGACAGCGCAACTACGTCGGCACCTTCGTCGTGTCGGCGCCGGGCGGCGATCTGTCGAGTGCGCGCATCTGGCACGTGCGCGACGGTGAGCACCAGATCGAGCGCATCGAGGCTTTGTCGGGGCCGCAGCGCTCGACGTTCCGTCGCAACAGCAACGTCATGACCTTCCTGCCCGAGGCGAAGGTCGTCAAGGTCGAGAAGCGCGAGAACCTCGATCTGTTTCCGAATCTGCCGGACAAGCCCGACTCGTCGATCGGCGACTTCTACGATGTCCGCGCCGTGGGCAAGGACCGTGTCGCGGGCTTCGACGCGGACGTGGTTCAACTGGTTCCGCACGACAGCCTGCGGTTCGGCTACCGTATCTGGAGCGAGCGGCGTTCCGGCCTCGTGGTGAAGCTGCAGACCATCGACAGCGATTCACGTGTGGTGGAGCAGTCGGCCTTCTCCGAGCTGCAGCTCGACGCGCCGGTCAAGGCCCAAGCTCTCTCGCAGATGATGGCCAACACTGCCGGCTATCGCATCGAGAAGCTCGAACTGGAGCGCAGCAACGCGCAGGATGAGGGCTGGACGCTCAATACGCCCGTTGCGGGCTTCAAGCCGCGCAGCTTCTTCCGCCGTCCGACCACGGCCAGCGATGCCAGCGGCAAGCCGAAGCCTGACGCGGCCACCGTCCAGTGGACCTTCTCCGACGGCCTGGCTTCTGTGTCGCTGTTCATCGAACGCTATGACGCAGCGCGCGCACCGCGCGACGGCGTGCTTACCATCGGCGCGACCAACGCCATCCGCCGCCAATTGCCCGCGCCAATGGGCGACTGGTGGCTGACGGCCGTGGGCGAGGTGCCGCAACAGACACTCAACGCCTTCGCGCAGAGCCTCGCACGCACGCGCTGA
- a CDS encoding DegQ family serine endoprotease, translating to MIFKVEGHKLRSGLLAFALALTAGATFMPVEPVHAQTRTLPDFTDLVDQVGPSVVNIRTVEKVAQRGNNGEMDEEMQEFFRRFFGQPAPGQPRQGPSPRRPQQPQEEERPRGVGSGFILTPDGYVMTNAHVVEDASEVLVTLPDKREFKAKIVGADKRTDVAVVKIDATGLPAVKVGDISKLRVGEWVMAIGSPFGLENTVTAGIVSAKQRDTGEYLPFIQTDVAINPGNSGGPLINMRGEVVGINSQIYSRSGGFMGISFSIPIDEAIRVSDQLRTSGRVSRGRIGVQIDQVTKDVAEAIGLGKAQGALVRGVEAGSPGEKAGVEPGDVITKFDGKAIEKPSDLPRLVGNTKPGTKSTLTVFRRGASRDLNVTIAEIEPDKPAKRASDRDEPAPKPSASAAAKSLGLAVSDLTDAQKKELKLKGGVKVDSANEAAARAGLREGDIILAVGNAEVANTREFESAVGKADKSKSLSVLFRRGDWAQYALIRPAR from the coding sequence ATGATCTTCAAAGTCGAGGGACACAAGCTCCGTTCCGGCCTGCTGGCATTTGCGCTGGCCCTGACAGCGGGCGCCACCTTCATGCCTGTGGAGCCGGTGCATGCGCAGACGCGCACGCTGCCCGATTTCACTGACCTGGTCGACCAGGTCGGCCCGTCCGTCGTCAACATCCGCACCGTCGAGAAAGTCGCGCAGCGCGGCAACAACGGCGAGATGGATGAAGAAATGCAGGAGTTCTTCCGCCGCTTCTTCGGCCAGCCGGCGCCGGGTCAGCCGCGCCAGGGGCCGAGCCCCAGGCGGCCCCAGCAGCCGCAGGAGGAGGAGCGCCCGCGCGGTGTGGGTTCCGGCTTCATCCTTACACCCGACGGCTACGTCATGACCAATGCGCACGTGGTCGAGGACGCCTCCGAGGTGCTGGTCACGCTGCCCGACAAGCGCGAGTTCAAGGCCAAGATCGTCGGCGCCGACAAGCGCACCGACGTGGCTGTCGTGAAGATCGATGCCACCGGCCTGCCCGCGGTGAAGGTCGGCGACATTTCCAAGCTGCGCGTCGGTGAATGGGTGATGGCCATCGGTTCGCCGTTCGGCCTCGAGAACACCGTCACGGCCGGCATCGTGAGCGCCAAGCAGCGCGACACTGGCGAGTACCTGCCGTTCATCCAGACGGACGTGGCCATCAATCCAGGCAACTCGGGTGGCCCGCTGATCAACATGCGCGGCGAAGTGGTGGGCATCAACAGTCAGATCTACTCGCGCTCGGGCGGCTTCATGGGCATCTCGTTCTCGATTCCGATCGACGAGGCGATTCGTGTGAGCGATCAACTGCGCACCTCGGGCCGCGTCTCACGCGGTCGCATCGGTGTGCAGATCGACCAGGTCACCAAGGACGTGGCCGAGGCCATCGGCCTCGGCAAGGCGCAGGGCGCGCTGGTGCGCGGCGTGGAGGCGGGCTCGCCAGGCGAGAAGGCCGGCGTGGAGCCGGGTGATGTCATCACGAAGTTCGATGGCAAGGCGATCGAGAAACCGAGCGACCTGCCGCGCCTGGTGGGTAACACCAAGCCGGGCACCAAGAGCACGTTGACGGTGTTTCGGCGCGGCGCATCGCGCGACCTGAACGTGACCATCGCCGAGATCGAACCCGACAAGCCCGCCAAGCGCGCGAGCGATCGCGACGAGCCGGCGCCCAAGCCGTCTGCTTCCGCGGCCGCCAAGTCGCTGGGCCTGGCCGTGAGCGATCTCACCGACGCTCAGAAGAAGGAACTCAAGCTCAAGGGTGGCGTGAAGGTCGATTCAGCCAATGAAGCAGCAGCGCGCGCCGGTCTGCGCGAGGGCGACATCATCCTTGCCGTGGGCAATGCCGAGGTGGCGAACACCCGTGAATTCGAGTCCGCCGTCGGCAAGGCCGACAAGAGCAAGTCGCTCAGCGTGCTGTTCCGGCGCGGTGACTGGGCTCAATACGCCCTGATTCGGCCTGCACGCTGA